The stretch of DNA GAAATTCCCGCTCGATAAGATCCCATCCTGTGGATGCTATGTTGTTCATATTTTTCCTATCCCCTTTATCCTTTCTTCTCGTTTCTCCTTTTATGCGTCGCTGAGCGCGTTATTTCAATCCAAGTATCTCGCCATATACAAGTACAGCGTTTCTGACACATTCCTCACATGAACAAAGCGGTTTTCCGTAAGTGATCGTCTTCAGATCCCTGCACTTTATTGCTCCGCATCTTTCTCTGAAAGTTTCCTGTATCATACGTGCCGGCTTTATCGTTCCTTTACCTTTTGTTTTCATACCTGCTATCATAACTGCACCTACAAGTGCTCCGCATGTAGCTTCGAGATTTCCCATACCGGCACCGAAGCCAGCTGCGATCTGTCTTAACTGTTCTTCTGCAAGATTCGTCTGATCAGCAAGTGCTATTGAAACTGCCTGTGCGCAGGTGTATCCTGTTGCTTTAAGTTCAACTGCTTTTTCTGCTCTTTCTTTTAAATCCATTTGTAATAACCTCATTTCATAATTTATGTGTTTTTTCTTCGAAAAACAAATTATAATTCAAGTTTCATGAATACATCTGCGTAC from Ruminococcus sp. HUN007 encodes:
- a CDS encoding C-GCAxxG-C-C family protein; amino-acid sequence: MDLKERAEKAVELKATGYTCAQAVSIALADQTNLAEEQLRQIAAGFGAGMGNLEATCGALVGAVMIAGMKTKGKGTIKPARMIQETFRERCGAIKCRDLKTITYGKPLCSCEECVRNAVLVYGEILGLK